A genomic region of Anopheles coustani chromosome 3, idAnoCousDA_361_x.2, whole genome shotgun sequence contains the following coding sequences:
- the LOC131271655 gene encoding ralA-binding protein 1 isoform X1 produces the protein MDFDSPDCVEKDFPGLYASEAGGKSKKDEKDFSDADPEKVSKKELLIGRRKDKKEKKTAYATLEGESSPEEELETKSPSKTKKSKTFKFPSKSKEKREKSREKEKSEPVKLDDSLKVPEKSEKEKDKDKKKDKEKKEKEKKDKSKDKKEKKLKQGSVSEEVLELGDAQPIFGVSLGLATERSRCHDGINLPLVVRDCIDFLQEHGLQSEQIYKVEAVKTKLQQLKKTYNNREGSCVGEMDVPIACGLLKMFLRELPEPILTTDLSSRFEEVASHSQVSQQEQELVSLVEQLPSCNQTLLSWMFMHLDAVTQNEDFTKMNAQNIAMLLSPTLQMSHRLFVAILCHCSTLFADTTLHKYVPPITASSPNLPETPEEISVELKKQESLLAQIHAEMNAGFVTKKREEQLWEVQRIITQLKRKLRAFEKKSDCVQKSMDDTVDGDISIDLNLQKAKFSCSDDESSIKTVTAISTESATNTETKNTPQETPDESGTVETKPTLPDSPETTTTTSATMKIDGAAVVNASVTEVPKVSDKVTVTDNGFLLLPQNHPEYLTLIRLQLENQELMNWKAQLQARIQTERNEIVKMKKLLVTDGSAQGGVGTVDRSITASDEYANLVGHYMKENALLEQKRQMLAKEIFDENKNLIQMQVELALNRYKI, from the exons ATGGATTTCGATAGTCCGGATTGTGTGGAAAAGGATTTTCCCGGTTTGTACGCGTCGGAAGCCGGTGGTAAAAGCAAAAAGGATGAGAAAGACT TTAGTGACGCTGATCCGGAGAAGGTGAGCAAAAAGGAGCTTCTCATAGGCCGCAGGAAGgataagaaggaaaagaaaacggccTACGCCACGCTGGAGGGGGAAAGCTCACCGGAGGAGGAGCTCGAAACAAA GAGTCCGTCGAAGacgaaaaaatcgaaaacgtTCAAGTTCCCGTCGAAGAGCAaggaaaagagggaaaaatctcgcgaaaaggaaaaatcggaACCAGTGAAGCTGGACGACAGCCTCAAGGTGCCGGAAaagagtgaaaaagaaaaggacaaggacaagaaaaaggacaaggagaagaaggagaaggagaagaaagacAAATCGAAGGataagaaggagaaaaaactgAAACAGGGAAGCGTCAGCGAGGAAGTGCTCGAGCTCGGCGATGCGCAACCCATCTTCGGCGTGTCGCTTGGGTTGGCCACCGAACGGAGCCGCTGCCATGACGGCATCAATCTGCCGCTGGTCGTACGCGACTGTATCGATTTTCTGCAGGAGCACGGTCTACAGAGCGAGCAAATCTACAAGGTTGAAGCCGTAAAAACTAAGCTCCAGCAGCTTAAGAAGACGTACAACAATCGCGAGGGCAGCTGCGTCGGCGAGATGGACGTACCGATTGCTTGCGGTTTGCTGAAGATGTTTTTGCGCGAACTTCCCGAGCCGATCCTCACGACCGATCTGTCGTCGCGGTTCGAGGAGGTCGCCTCACACTCGCAAGTGTCGCAGCAGGAACAGGAGCTGGTGAGTCTGGTGGAGCAACTGCCCAGCTGCAACCAAACGCTGCTCTCGTGGATGTTTATGCACTTGGATGCGGTAACGCAGAATGAAGATTTCACCAAGATGAACGCCCAGAACATTGCGATGCTTTTGAGTCCCACACTGCAGATGTCCCACCGGTTGTTCGTGGCGATTCTGTGCCACTGCAGTACGCTGTTCGCAGACACTACCTTGCACAA atACGTGCCACCAATAACTGCTTCTAGTCCCAACCTACCGGAGACGCCCGAGGAAATTTCCGTTGAGCTGAAGAAACAGGAAAGCTTGTTAGCTCAAATTCACGCCGAAATGAATGCTGGCTTTGTAACTAAGAAGCGTGAAGAACAACTTTGGGAGGTACAACGTATTATTACGCAACTAAAG CGCAAGCTACGGGCGTTCGAGAAGAAATCAGATTGCGTTCAGAAAAGCATGGACGACACAGTCGATGGGGACATCTCGATTGATCTGAACCTGCAGAAGGCCAAATTCTCGTGCTCCGATGACGAATCGTCCATCAAGACGGTGACGGCCATTTCAACCGAATCGGCTACCAATacggaaacgaaaaacactcCACAGGAAACACCCGACGAGTCGGGTACCGTGGAGACCAAACCGACCTTACCGGATTCTCccgaaaccaccaccaccaccagcgccaCTATGAAGATCGATGGCGCAGCTGTGGTGAACGCTTCCGTTACGGAGGTGCCAAAAGTAAGCGACAAGGTGACCGTAACGGACAACGGGTTTCTACTCCTGCCACAAAATCATCCCGAGTACCTGACGTTGATCCGGCTGCAGCTGGAAAACCAGGAGCTGATGAACTGGAAGGCGCAGTTGCAGGCCCGCAtccaaacggaacggaatgaGATTGTCAAGATGAAGAAACTGCTCGTGACGGACGGCAGTGCGCAAGGTGGTGTCGGTACTGTGGACAGATCCATCACGGCTAGCGATGAGTACGCAAATTTGGTTGGGCATTACATGAAGGAGAATGCGCTGCTGGAACAGAAGCGCCAAATGCTCGCGAAAGAAATATTCGACGAAAACAAGAATCTGATACAAATGCAGGTAGAATTGGCGCTTAATCGGTATAAGATATAG
- the LOC131271655 gene encoding ralA-binding protein 1 isoform X2 yields the protein MDFDSPDCVEKDFPGLYASEAGGKSKKDEKDCTFSDADPEKVSKKELLIGRRKDKKEKKTAYATLEGESSPEEELETKSPSKTKKSKTFKFPSKSKEKREKSREKEKSEPVKLDDSLKVPEKSEKEKDKDKKKDKEKKEKEKKDKSKDKKEKKLKQGSVSEEVLELGDAQPIFGVSLGLATERSRCHDGINLPLVVRDCIDFLQEHGLQSEQIYKVEAVKTKLQQLKKTYNNREGSCVGEMDVPIACGLLKMFLRELPEPILTTDLSSRFEEVASHSQVSQQEQELVSLVEQLPSCNQTLLSWMFMHLDAVTQNEDFTKMNAQNIAMLLSPTLQMSHRLFVAILCHCSTLFADTTLHKYVPPITASSPNLPETPEEISVELKKQESLLAQIHAEMNAGFVTKKREEQLWEVQRIITQLKRKLRAFEKKSDCVQKSMDDTVDGDISIDLNLQKAKFSCSDDESSIKTVTAISTESATNTETKNTPQETPDESGTVETKPTLPDSPETTTTTSATMKIDGAAVVNASVTEVPKVSDKVTVTDNGFLLLPQNHPEYLTLIRLQLENQELMNWKAQLQARIQTERNEIVKMKKLLVTDGSAQGGVGTVDRSITASDEYANLVGHYMKENALLEQKRQMLAKEIFDENKNLIQMQVELALNRYKI from the exons ATGGATTTCGATAGTCCGGATTGTGTGGAAAAGGATTTTCCCGGTTTGTACGCGTCGGAAGCCGGTGGTAAAAGCAAAAAGGATGAGAAAGACTGTACGT TTAGTGACGCTGATCCGGAGAAGGTGAGCAAAAAGGAGCTTCTCATAGGCCGCAGGAAGgataagaaggaaaagaaaacggccTACGCCACGCTGGAGGGGGAAAGCTCACCGGAGGAGGAGCTCGAAACAAA GAGTCCGTCGAAGacgaaaaaatcgaaaacgtTCAAGTTCCCGTCGAAGAGCAaggaaaagagggaaaaatctcgcgaaaaggaaaaatcggaACCAGTGAAGCTGGACGACAGCCTCAAGGTGCCGGAAaagagtgaaaaagaaaaggacaaggacaagaaaaaggacaaggagaagaaggagaaggagaagaaagacAAATCGAAGGataagaaggagaaaaaactgAAACAGGGAAGCGTCAGCGAGGAAGTGCTCGAGCTCGGCGATGCGCAACCCATCTTCGGCGTGTCGCTTGGGTTGGCCACCGAACGGAGCCGCTGCCATGACGGCATCAATCTGCCGCTGGTCGTACGCGACTGTATCGATTTTCTGCAGGAGCACGGTCTACAGAGCGAGCAAATCTACAAGGTTGAAGCCGTAAAAACTAAGCTCCAGCAGCTTAAGAAGACGTACAACAATCGCGAGGGCAGCTGCGTCGGCGAGATGGACGTACCGATTGCTTGCGGTTTGCTGAAGATGTTTTTGCGCGAACTTCCCGAGCCGATCCTCACGACCGATCTGTCGTCGCGGTTCGAGGAGGTCGCCTCACACTCGCAAGTGTCGCAGCAGGAACAGGAGCTGGTGAGTCTGGTGGAGCAACTGCCCAGCTGCAACCAAACGCTGCTCTCGTGGATGTTTATGCACTTGGATGCGGTAACGCAGAATGAAGATTTCACCAAGATGAACGCCCAGAACATTGCGATGCTTTTGAGTCCCACACTGCAGATGTCCCACCGGTTGTTCGTGGCGATTCTGTGCCACTGCAGTACGCTGTTCGCAGACACTACCTTGCACAA atACGTGCCACCAATAACTGCTTCTAGTCCCAACCTACCGGAGACGCCCGAGGAAATTTCCGTTGAGCTGAAGAAACAGGAAAGCTTGTTAGCTCAAATTCACGCCGAAATGAATGCTGGCTTTGTAACTAAGAAGCGTGAAGAACAACTTTGGGAGGTACAACGTATTATTACGCAACTAAAG CGCAAGCTACGGGCGTTCGAGAAGAAATCAGATTGCGTTCAGAAAAGCATGGACGACACAGTCGATGGGGACATCTCGATTGATCTGAACCTGCAGAAGGCCAAATTCTCGTGCTCCGATGACGAATCGTCCATCAAGACGGTGACGGCCATTTCAACCGAATCGGCTACCAATacggaaacgaaaaacactcCACAGGAAACACCCGACGAGTCGGGTACCGTGGAGACCAAACCGACCTTACCGGATTCTCccgaaaccaccaccaccaccagcgccaCTATGAAGATCGATGGCGCAGCTGTGGTGAACGCTTCCGTTACGGAGGTGCCAAAAGTAAGCGACAAGGTGACCGTAACGGACAACGGGTTTCTACTCCTGCCACAAAATCATCCCGAGTACCTGACGTTGATCCGGCTGCAGCTGGAAAACCAGGAGCTGATGAACTGGAAGGCGCAGTTGCAGGCCCGCAtccaaacggaacggaatgaGATTGTCAAGATGAAGAAACTGCTCGTGACGGACGGCAGTGCGCAAGGTGGTGTCGGTACTGTGGACAGATCCATCACGGCTAGCGATGAGTACGCAAATTTGGTTGGGCATTACATGAAGGAGAATGCGCTGCTGGAACAGAAGCGCCAAATGCTCGCGAAAGAAATATTCGACGAAAACAAGAATCTGATACAAATGCAGGTAGAATTGGCGCTTAATCGGTATAAGATATAG
- the LOC131271658 gene encoding golgin-84 — protein MSWFQDLAGRAENILTKIDQNAATVLQTRPDSDDVDTPLLEVSVASETTAPKPAKPRIVSTGSILSVKNSKGMTRSASNSSYERNIDENIETLSSKSEKQNFSDTSSRRSSLNSKKDGTVIDMSAVMSNNATVPALDPGYSVEKELAAMKIILAEVKSERDELKSELDNAMSLLSNGEAEAKLLDLEALCQSLADEKNDLATKLLGIEESNSKYVKSISELESTVAKHIQSEQELSAKLETTKLEAENTLSELQQYRIRAHATLQLKEKTIEQLKEQITAISSGGNSDPDVATVSNSEQILQIELEQTRQEKTNLLEELNALNERTKQRETQWIGVEEKLKLTLQGLEQKVLQLEQQLSCETDKMLQLQDDFKIKQKELLSAREEMVKQRTSFTFRLHEKESEITKLRHKLHTRPGSPPTDLEDRLTSLTQSLVQKQTALESITAEKNALRIQLEKLENQYRSTASQVRQQKAVYLNSNVTDDAKSQVPNFMVENPFDNNVARRMKRAYSSLDSIGIRLGVFLRRNPVIRILVIVYVAVLHLWVMFVLLSSTPT, from the exons ATGTCGTGGTTCCAAGACCTGGCCGGAAGGGCCGAAAACATTCTCACCAAGATTGATCAGAATGCAGCCACTGTGCTACAGACCCGACCCGATTCTGATGATGTGGATACCCCGTTGCTGGAGGTCAGTGTCGCAAGCGAGACTACTGCACCGAAACCAGCCAAACCGAGGATTGTGTCGACAGGTTCGATACTTTCGGTGAAAAACTCCAAGGGAATGACACGGTCTGCCTCGAATTCCTCCTACGAACGCAACATCGACGAAAACATCGAAACATTGTCCTCGAAGTCGGaaaagcaaaacttttccgatACTTCCTCAAGGCGCAGCTCGCTGAACTCGAAGAAAGATGGGACCGTCATTGATATGAGTGCTGTGATGTCTAACAATGCCACCGTACCCGCTCTCGACCCTGGCTATTCCGTTGAAAAAGAACTAGCGGCTATGAAAATCATCTTGGCGGAGGTTAAATCCGAGAGGGACGAGTTGAAAAGCGAACTAGACAATGCCATGTCACTATTGAGCAACGGTGAGGCAGAGGCTAAATTGTTGGACCTGGAGGCATTGTGCCAGAGTTTGGCGGACGAGAAAAATGATTTGGCCACCAAGTTGCTGGGTATTGAAGAGTCAAACAGCAAGTATGTGAAATCCATTTCCGAGCTTGAGTCCACTGTGGCAAAACACATACAGAGTGAACAGGAGCTGAGTGCCAAACTAGAGACCACAAAGCTAGAGGCGGAAAATACGCTTTCAGAACTGCAGCAGTATCGTATACGTGCACATGCTACACTGCAGTTAAAGGAAAAAACGATTGAACAATTGAAGGAACAGATCACTGCCATTAGCAGTGGAGGAAATTCAGACCCGGACGTAGCTACGGTGAGCAACTCAGAGCAGATTCTACAGATAGAACTGGAGCAGACGCGACAGGAAAAGACTAACTTGCTGGAAGAGCTGAATGCTCTTAACGAACGTACGAAGCAACGGGAAACCCAATGGATAGGTGtagaggaaaaactaaaactgaCGCTGCAAGGCCTTGAACAGAAGGTCCTACAATTGGAGCAGCAATTGTCGTGCGAGACAGATAAAATGCTACAATTGCAAGATgatttcaaaatcaaacaaaaggaGCTTTTGTCGGCCCGCGAGGAGATGGTCAAACAACGGACTAGCTTTACATTCCGCCTGCATGAAAA GGAGTCAGAAATAACCAAGCTTAGACATAAATTGCACACCCGGCCGGGCAGCCCCCCGACTGATCTAGAAGATCGATTGACATCATTAACGCAATCATTGGTTCAGAAGCAAACTGCCTTGGAGTCGATTACCGCGGAAAAAAATGCTCTTCGGATACAGCTGGAAAAATTAGAG aacCAGTACCGCAGCACAGCATCGCAGGTTAGACAACAGAAGGCAGTCTATTTGAACAGCAATGTGACCGACGATG CCAAATCGCAGGTTCCGAATTTTATGGTTGAAAATCCGTTTGATAACAACGTTGCTCGAAGAATGAAACGGGCGTATTCGTCGCTAGACTCCATCGGGATTAGGTTGGGCGTGTTTCTTCGGCGCAATCCGGTGATTCGCATCCTTGTGATCGTTTACGTGGCTGTGCTTCATCTGTGGGTCATGTTTGTGCTTTTGTCTTCCACACCGacgtaa
- the LOC131271655 gene encoding ralA-binding protein 1 isoform X3 produces the protein MDFDSPDCVEKDFPGLYASEAGGKSKKDEKDCTFSDADPEKVSKKELLIGRRKDKKEKKTAYATLEGESSPEEELETNPSKTKKSKTFKFPSKSKEKREKSREKEKSEPVKLDDSLKVPEKSEKEKDKDKKKDKEKKEKEKKDKSKDKKEKKLKQGSVSEEVLELGDAQPIFGVSLGLATERSRCHDGINLPLVVRDCIDFLQEHGLQSEQIYKVEAVKTKLQQLKKTYNNREGSCVGEMDVPIACGLLKMFLRELPEPILTTDLSSRFEEVASHSQVSQQEQELVSLVEQLPSCNQTLLSWMFMHLDAVTQNEDFTKMNAQNIAMLLSPTLQMSHRLFVAILCHCSTLFADTTLHKYVPPITASSPNLPETPEEISVELKKQESLLAQIHAEMNAGFVTKKREEQLWEVQRIITQLKRKLRAFEKKSDCVQKSMDDTVDGDISIDLNLQKAKFSCSDDESSIKTVTAISTESATNTETKNTPQETPDESGTVETKPTLPDSPETTTTTSATMKIDGAAVVNASVTEVPKVSDKVTVTDNGFLLLPQNHPEYLTLIRLQLENQELMNWKAQLQARIQTERNEIVKMKKLLVTDGSAQGGVGTVDRSITASDEYANLVGHYMKENALLEQKRQMLAKEIFDENKNLIQMQVELALNRYKI, from the exons ATGGATTTCGATAGTCCGGATTGTGTGGAAAAGGATTTTCCCGGTTTGTACGCGTCGGAAGCCGGTGGTAAAAGCAAAAAGGATGAGAAAGACTGTACGT TTAGTGACGCTGATCCGGAGAAGGTGAGCAAAAAGGAGCTTCTCATAGGCCGCAGGAAGgataagaaggaaaagaaaacggccTACGCCACGCTGGAGGGGGAAAGCTCACCGGAGGAGGAGCTCGAAACAAA TCCGTCGAAGacgaaaaaatcgaaaacgtTCAAGTTCCCGTCGAAGAGCAaggaaaagagggaaaaatctcgcgaaaaggaaaaatcggaACCAGTGAAGCTGGACGACAGCCTCAAGGTGCCGGAAaagagtgaaaaagaaaaggacaaggacaagaaaaaggacaaggagaagaaggagaaggagaagaaagacAAATCGAAGGataagaaggagaaaaaactgAAACAGGGAAGCGTCAGCGAGGAAGTGCTCGAGCTCGGCGATGCGCAACCCATCTTCGGCGTGTCGCTTGGGTTGGCCACCGAACGGAGCCGCTGCCATGACGGCATCAATCTGCCGCTGGTCGTACGCGACTGTATCGATTTTCTGCAGGAGCACGGTCTACAGAGCGAGCAAATCTACAAGGTTGAAGCCGTAAAAACTAAGCTCCAGCAGCTTAAGAAGACGTACAACAATCGCGAGGGCAGCTGCGTCGGCGAGATGGACGTACCGATTGCTTGCGGTTTGCTGAAGATGTTTTTGCGCGAACTTCCCGAGCCGATCCTCACGACCGATCTGTCGTCGCGGTTCGAGGAGGTCGCCTCACACTCGCAAGTGTCGCAGCAGGAACAGGAGCTGGTGAGTCTGGTGGAGCAACTGCCCAGCTGCAACCAAACGCTGCTCTCGTGGATGTTTATGCACTTGGATGCGGTAACGCAGAATGAAGATTTCACCAAGATGAACGCCCAGAACATTGCGATGCTTTTGAGTCCCACACTGCAGATGTCCCACCGGTTGTTCGTGGCGATTCTGTGCCACTGCAGTACGCTGTTCGCAGACACTACCTTGCACAA atACGTGCCACCAATAACTGCTTCTAGTCCCAACCTACCGGAGACGCCCGAGGAAATTTCCGTTGAGCTGAAGAAACAGGAAAGCTTGTTAGCTCAAATTCACGCCGAAATGAATGCTGGCTTTGTAACTAAGAAGCGTGAAGAACAACTTTGGGAGGTACAACGTATTATTACGCAACTAAAG CGCAAGCTACGGGCGTTCGAGAAGAAATCAGATTGCGTTCAGAAAAGCATGGACGACACAGTCGATGGGGACATCTCGATTGATCTGAACCTGCAGAAGGCCAAATTCTCGTGCTCCGATGACGAATCGTCCATCAAGACGGTGACGGCCATTTCAACCGAATCGGCTACCAATacggaaacgaaaaacactcCACAGGAAACACCCGACGAGTCGGGTACCGTGGAGACCAAACCGACCTTACCGGATTCTCccgaaaccaccaccaccaccagcgccaCTATGAAGATCGATGGCGCAGCTGTGGTGAACGCTTCCGTTACGGAGGTGCCAAAAGTAAGCGACAAGGTGACCGTAACGGACAACGGGTTTCTACTCCTGCCACAAAATCATCCCGAGTACCTGACGTTGATCCGGCTGCAGCTGGAAAACCAGGAGCTGATGAACTGGAAGGCGCAGTTGCAGGCCCGCAtccaaacggaacggaatgaGATTGTCAAGATGAAGAAACTGCTCGTGACGGACGGCAGTGCGCAAGGTGGTGTCGGTACTGTGGACAGATCCATCACGGCTAGCGATGAGTACGCAAATTTGGTTGGGCATTACATGAAGGAGAATGCGCTGCTGGAACAGAAGCGCCAAATGCTCGCGAAAGAAATATTCGACGAAAACAAGAATCTGATACAAATGCAGGTAGAATTGGCGCTTAATCGGTATAAGATATAG